From a single Arachis hypogaea cultivar Tifrunner chromosome 3, arahy.Tifrunner.gnm2.J5K5, whole genome shotgun sequence genomic region:
- the LOC112789804 gene encoding G-type lectin S-receptor-like serine/threonine-protein kinase At2g19130 isoform X7 produces MGFFSPSGSGNNSRNYYLGIWYKGLPTPQRTVVWVANRDHPVSDPYSSWLELDKHGNLSLYTSTGHAVWSTNSSFSLGPLDSIAANLREDGNFIISRSVDDYSWQSFDYPTDTLLPNAYLEYDNDRGIKRVLKSWLATSNPSTGNFSAEVTTVSVDLAEVQLLQNDGFTESKFCINRFHETIDYVYDFEFHFIIYADIYSYVLFSYGNSYNLARYVLDVSGKLKLLGWSNEWVTVNMDHKKCDFLGHNEDTGVNGKHSGRKNATWVVVEVVIGLTTVIVAIAILLIRLWKRGTTTSSKVMGGDTLKQYNYRDLRKATRNFTIKLGNGGFSTVYKGEFPDSTFVAVKELRGHFQEEKQLRAELNTVGLIQHKNLVCLLGFCLQGSQRFIIYDYMPNGSLESHLFQSDSNVLDWRTRYNIILGTAKGLAYLHEHCRDCIIHCDIKPENILLDAEFNPQVTDFGLAKLLGRDFSRVLTTMRGTRGYLAPEWFSGVPVTAKVDVYSYGQVLLEIISGRRNMDLVNDDLASYFPAIVFNALNNGEDVLPLVDSKLQGKFSAEEINRACKVGCWCIQDDENDRPTMKEVVQALEGNLDVGIPPIPQFFLSLAEPSVQKGDLKESKDYSTSSTLPSSFSFQAPVHAVQDEP; encoded by the exons ATGGGTTTCTTCTCACCATCAGGTTCAGGTAACAACTCTCGCAATTATTACCTAGGGATATGGTACAAAGGGTTACCAACGCCACAAAGAACAGTGGTGTGGGTAGCCAACAGGGATCATCCTGTATCTGATCCATACTCTTCTTGGTTAGAACTTGACAAGCATGGCAATCTCTCTCTCTATACTTCCACCGGTCATGCAGTTTGGTCAACCAACTCTTCCTTTAGTTTGGGTCCCTTGGATTCGATAGCTGCTAATCTTCGGGAAGATGGAAATTTTATTATAAGCAGGTCAGTTGATGACTACAGTTGGCAAAGCTTTGATTACCCAACTGATACCTTGCTGCCTAATGCGTATTTGGAATATGATAATGACAGAGGTATTAAAAGGGTTCTGAAATCTTGGCTAGCTACAAGTAATCCATCAACTGGCAACTTCTCTGCTGAGGTAACTACAGTTTCTGTGGATTTAGCTGAGGTTCAATTGTTGCAAAATGATGGTTTTACTGAGTCTAAATTCTGCATAAATCGGTTTCATGAAACCATAGATTACGTGTAtgattttgaatttcactttataaTATACGCAGACATTTACTCGTATGTTTTGTTTTCATATGGCAACTCATACAATCTTGCAAGATATGTGTTAGATGTATCTGGAAAGCTCAAACTTTTAGGGTGGTCAAACGAATGGGTTACCGTCAACATGGACCACAAAAAATGTGACTTTCTCGGTCATAATGAGGATACAGGAGTGAATGGCAAACATAGTGGAAGGAAGAATGCTACTTGGGTGGTTGTGGAGGTGGTGATTGGGCTTACTACTGTGATTGTTGCTATTGCCATTTTGCTGATAAGGCTATGGAAGAGAGGTACCACCACTTCATCTAAGGTAATGGGAGGAGATACATTGAAGCAGTACAACTACAGAGATTTGAGAAAAGCAACTAGAAACTTCACAATTAAGCTTGGAAACGGTGGTTTCAGCACTGTTTACAAAGGGGAATTCCCTGATTCAACTTTCGTAGCTGTCAAGGAACTTCGAGGACACTTTCAAGAAGAAAAACAGCTTCGAGCAGAACTCAATACGGTAGGGCTGATCCAGCACAAAAATCTTGTTTGCTTACTTGGATTCTGCTTACAAGGTTCCCAGAGATTCATAATTTATGATTACATGCCAAATGGTTCTCTAGAATCTCACTTGTTCCAGAGTGATTCTAATGTCTTAGATTGGCGAACTAGATACAATATTATTCTTGGGACTGCCAAAGGTTTAGCTTACTTACACGAGCATTGTAGAGACTGCATCATTCATTGCGACATCAAGCCGGAAAACATTTTGTTGGATGCTGAATTTAATCCTCAAGTCACGGATTTTGGCTTGGCAAAGCTTCTAGGCCGAGACTTCAGCCGGGTTCTTACCACCATGAGAGGAACAAGAGGCTATCTAGCACCAGAGTGGTTCTCTGGTGTCCCAGTCACTGCAAAAGTTGATGTGTATAGCTACGGCCAGGTCCTTCTTGAGATCATTTCAGGTAGAAGGAATATGGATCTAGTAAATGACGATCTAGCTAGTTATTTCCCGGCAATTGTTTTCAATGCATTGAACAATGGGGAGGATGTTCTGCCTTTAGTAGATTCCAAACTACAAGGCAAATTCAGCGCAGAAGAGATAAATAGAGCATGCAAGGTTGGTTGTTGGTGCATTCAAGATGATGAGAATGATAGACCAACAATGAAAGAGGTTGTTCAAGCTTTGGAAGGAAATCTTGATGTAGGTATTCCTCCTATTCCCCAGTTTTTCCTGTCcttagcagaaccttctgtccaaAAAGGTGATCTGAAGGAAAGCAAGGATTATAGTACATCGAGCACACTACCTTCAAGTTTCAGCTTTCAAGCACCA GTTCACGCAGTTCAGGATGAACCTTGA
- the LOC112789804 gene encoding G-type lectin S-receptor-like serine/threonine-protein kinase At2g19130 isoform X2 encodes MLIQFHVSIESDSIFPGQRLSGNQTLVSYGQIFEMGFFSPSGSGNNSRNYYLGIWYKGLPTPQRTVVWVANRDHPVSDPYSSWLELDKHGNLSLYTSTGHAVWSTNSSFSLGPLDSIAANLREDGNFIISRSVDDYSWQSFDYPTDTLLPNAYLEYDNDRGIKRVLKSWLATSNPSTGNFSAEVTTVSVDLAEVQLLQNDGFTESKFCINRFHETIDYVYDFEFHFIIYADIYSYVLFSYGNSYNLARYVLDVSGKLKLLGWSNEWVTVNMDHKKCDFLGHNEDTGVNGKHSGRKNATWVVVEVVIGLTTVIVAIAILLIRLWKRGTTTSSKVMGGDTLKQYNYRDLRKATRNFTIKLGNGGFSTVYKGEFPDSTFVAVKELRGHFQEEKQLRAELNTVGLIQHKNLVCLLGFCLQGSQRFIIYDYMPNGSLESHLFQSDSNVLDWRTRYNIILGTAKGLAYLHEHCRDCIIHCDIKPENILLDAEFNPQVTDFGLAKLLGRDFSRVLTTMRGTRGYLAPEWFSGVPVTAKVDVYSYGQVLLEIISGRRNMDLVNDDLASYFPAIVFNALNNGEDVLPLVDSKLQGKFSAEEINRACKVGCWCIQDDENDRPTMKEVVQALEGNLDVGIPPIPQFFLSLAEPSVQKGDLKESKDYSTSSTLPSSFSFQAPVHAVQDEP; translated from the exons ATGCTCATCCAG TTCCATGTATCCATTGAATCTGATAGCATCTTTCCAGGGCAGAGACTTTCAGGAAATCAAACTCTAGTTTCCTATGGACAAATATTTGAAATGGGTTTCTTCTCACCATCAGGTTCAGGTAACAACTCTCGCAATTATTACCTAGGGATATGGTACAAAGGGTTACCAACGCCACAAAGAACAGTGGTGTGGGTAGCCAACAGGGATCATCCTGTATCTGATCCATACTCTTCTTGGTTAGAACTTGACAAGCATGGCAATCTCTCTCTCTATACTTCCACCGGTCATGCAGTTTGGTCAACCAACTCTTCCTTTAGTTTGGGTCCCTTGGATTCGATAGCTGCTAATCTTCGGGAAGATGGAAATTTTATTATAAGCAGGTCAGTTGATGACTACAGTTGGCAAAGCTTTGATTACCCAACTGATACCTTGCTGCCTAATGCGTATTTGGAATATGATAATGACAGAGGTATTAAAAGGGTTCTGAAATCTTGGCTAGCTACAAGTAATCCATCAACTGGCAACTTCTCTGCTGAGGTAACTACAGTTTCTGTGGATTTAGCTGAGGTTCAATTGTTGCAAAATGATGGTTTTACTGAGTCTAAATTCTGCATAAATCGGTTTCATGAAACCATAGATTACGTGTAtgattttgaatttcactttataaTATACGCAGACATTTACTCGTATGTTTTGTTTTCATATGGCAACTCATACAATCTTGCAAGATATGTGTTAGATGTATCTGGAAAGCTCAAACTTTTAGGGTGGTCAAACGAATGGGTTACCGTCAACATGGACCACAAAAAATGTGACTTTCTCGGTCATAATGAGGATACAGGAGTGAATGGCAAACATAGTGGAAGGAAGAATGCTACTTGGGTGGTTGTGGAGGTGGTGATTGGGCTTACTACTGTGATTGTTGCTATTGCCATTTTGCTGATAAGGCTATGGAAGAGAGGTACCACCACTTCATCTAAGGTAATGGGAGGAGATACATTGAAGCAGTACAACTACAGAGATTTGAGAAAAGCAACTAGAAACTTCACAATTAAGCTTGGAAACGGTGGTTTCAGCACTGTTTACAAAGGGGAATTCCCTGATTCAACTTTCGTAGCTGTCAAGGAACTTCGAGGACACTTTCAAGAAGAAAAACAGCTTCGAGCAGAACTCAATACGGTAGGGCTGATCCAGCACAAAAATCTTGTTTGCTTACTTGGATTCTGCTTACAAGGTTCCCAGAGATTCATAATTTATGATTACATGCCAAATGGTTCTCTAGAATCTCACTTGTTCCAGAGTGATTCTAATGTCTTAGATTGGCGAACTAGATACAATATTATTCTTGGGACTGCCAAAGGTTTAGCTTACTTACACGAGCATTGTAGAGACTGCATCATTCATTGCGACATCAAGCCGGAAAACATTTTGTTGGATGCTGAATTTAATCCTCAAGTCACGGATTTTGGCTTGGCAAAGCTTCTAGGCCGAGACTTCAGCCGGGTTCTTACCACCATGAGAGGAACAAGAGGCTATCTAGCACCAGAGTGGTTCTCTGGTGTCCCAGTCACTGCAAAAGTTGATGTGTATAGCTACGGCCAGGTCCTTCTTGAGATCATTTCAGGTAGAAGGAATATGGATCTAGTAAATGACGATCTAGCTAGTTATTTCCCGGCAATTGTTTTCAATGCATTGAACAATGGGGAGGATGTTCTGCCTTTAGTAGATTCCAAACTACAAGGCAAATTCAGCGCAGAAGAGATAAATAGAGCATGCAAGGTTGGTTGTTGGTGCATTCAAGATGATGAGAATGATAGACCAACAATGAAAGAGGTTGTTCAAGCTTTGGAAGGAAATCTTGATGTAGGTATTCCTCCTATTCCCCAGTTTTTCCTGTCcttagcagaaccttctgtccaaAAAGGTGATCTGAAGGAAAGCAAGGATTATAGTACATCGAGCACACTACCTTCAAGTTTCAGCTTTCAAGCACCA GTTCACGCAGTTCAGGATGAACCTTGA
- the LOC112789804 gene encoding G-type lectin S-receptor-like serine/threonine-protein kinase At2g19130 isoform X13: MLIQFHVSIESDSIFPGQRLSGNQTLVSYGQIFEMGFFSPSGSELDKHGNLSLYTSTGHAVWSTNSSFSLGPLDSIAANLREDGNFIISRGIKRVLKSWLATSNPSTGNFSAEVTTVSVDLAEVQLLQNDGFTESKFCINRFHETIDYVYDFEFHFIIYADIYSYVLFSYGNSYNLARYVLDVSGKLKLLGWSNEWVTVNMDHKKCDFLGHNEDTGVNGKHSGRKNATWVVVEVVIGLTTVIVAIAILLIRLWKRGTTTSSKVMGGDTLKQYNYRDLRKATRNFTIKLGNGGFSTVYKGEFPDSTFVAVKELRGHFQEEKQLRAELNTVGLIQHKNLVCLLGFCLQGSQRFIIYDYMPNGSLESHLFQSDSNVLDWRTRYNIILGTAKGLAYLHEHCRDCIIHCDIKPENILLDAEFNPQVTDFGLAKLLGRDFSRVLTTMRGTRGYLAPEWFSGVPVTAKVDVYSYGQVLLEIISGRRNMDLVNDDLASYFPAIVFNALNNGEDVLPLVDSKLQGKFSAEEINRACKVGCWCIQDDENDRPTMKEVVQALEGNLDVGIPPIPQFFLSLAEPSVQKGDLKESKDYSTSSTLPSSFSFQAPVHAVQDEP, from the exons ATGCTCATCCAG TTCCATGTATCCATTGAATCTGATAGCATCTTTCCAGGGCAGAGACTTTCAGGAAATCAAACTCTAGTTTCCTATGGACAAATATTTGAAATGGGTTTCTTCTCACCATCAGGTTCAG AACTTGACAAGCATGGCAATCTCTCTCTCTATACTTCCACCGGTCATGCAGTTTGGTCAACCAACTCTTCCTTTAGTTTGGGTCCCTTGGATTCGATAGCTGCTAATCTTCGGGAAGATGGAAATTTTATTATAAGCAG AGGTATTAAAAGGGTTCTGAAATCTTGGCTAGCTACAAGTAATCCATCAACTGGCAACTTCTCTGCTGAGGTAACTACAGTTTCTGTGGATTTAGCTGAGGTTCAATTGTTGCAAAATGATGGTTTTACTGAGTCTAAATTCTGCATAAATCGGTTTCATGAAACCATAGATTACGTGTAtgattttgaatttcactttataaTATACGCAGACATTTACTCGTATGTTTTGTTTTCATATGGCAACTCATACAATCTTGCAAGATATGTGTTAGATGTATCTGGAAAGCTCAAACTTTTAGGGTGGTCAAACGAATGGGTTACCGTCAACATGGACCACAAAAAATGTGACTTTCTCGGTCATAATGAGGATACAGGAGTGAATGGCAAACATAGTGGAAGGAAGAATGCTACTTGGGTGGTTGTGGAGGTGGTGATTGGGCTTACTACTGTGATTGTTGCTATTGCCATTTTGCTGATAAGGCTATGGAAGAGAGGTACCACCACTTCATCTAAGGTAATGGGAGGAGATACATTGAAGCAGTACAACTACAGAGATTTGAGAAAAGCAACTAGAAACTTCACAATTAAGCTTGGAAACGGTGGTTTCAGCACTGTTTACAAAGGGGAATTCCCTGATTCAACTTTCGTAGCTGTCAAGGAACTTCGAGGACACTTTCAAGAAGAAAAACAGCTTCGAGCAGAACTCAATACGGTAGGGCTGATCCAGCACAAAAATCTTGTTTGCTTACTTGGATTCTGCTTACAAGGTTCCCAGAGATTCATAATTTATGATTACATGCCAAATGGTTCTCTAGAATCTCACTTGTTCCAGAGTGATTCTAATGTCTTAGATTGGCGAACTAGATACAATATTATTCTTGGGACTGCCAAAGGTTTAGCTTACTTACACGAGCATTGTAGAGACTGCATCATTCATTGCGACATCAAGCCGGAAAACATTTTGTTGGATGCTGAATTTAATCCTCAAGTCACGGATTTTGGCTTGGCAAAGCTTCTAGGCCGAGACTTCAGCCGGGTTCTTACCACCATGAGAGGAACAAGAGGCTATCTAGCACCAGAGTGGTTCTCTGGTGTCCCAGTCACTGCAAAAGTTGATGTGTATAGCTACGGCCAGGTCCTTCTTGAGATCATTTCAGGTAGAAGGAATATGGATCTAGTAAATGACGATCTAGCTAGTTATTTCCCGGCAATTGTTTTCAATGCATTGAACAATGGGGAGGATGTTCTGCCTTTAGTAGATTCCAAACTACAAGGCAAATTCAGCGCAGAAGAGATAAATAGAGCATGCAAGGTTGGTTGTTGGTGCATTCAAGATGATGAGAATGATAGACCAACAATGAAAGAGGTTGTTCAAGCTTTGGAAGGAAATCTTGATGTAGGTATTCCTCCTATTCCCCAGTTTTTCCTGTCcttagcagaaccttctgtccaaAAAGGTGATCTGAAGGAAAGCAAGGATTATAGTACATCGAGCACACTACCTTCAAGTTTCAGCTTTCAAGCACCA GTTCACGCAGTTCAGGATGAACCTTGA
- the LOC112789804 gene encoding G-type lectin S-receptor-like serine/threonine-protein kinase At2g19130 isoform X4: protein MRSWMFNFDLVLLFLMSFQFHVSIESDSIFPGQRLSGNQTLVSYGQIFEMGFFSPSGSGNNSRNYYLGIWYKGLPTPQRTVVWVANRDHPVSDPYSSWLELDKHGNLSLYTSTGHAVWSTNSSFSLGPLDSIAANLREDGNFIISRGIKRVLKSWLATSNPSTGNFSAEVTTVSVDLAEVQLLQNDGFTESKFCINRFHETIDYVYDFEFHFIIYADIYSYVLFSYGNSYNLARYVLDVSGKLKLLGWSNEWVTVNMDHKKCDFLGHNEDTGVNGKHSGRKNATWVVVEVVIGLTTVIVAIAILLIRLWKRGTTTSSKVMGGDTLKQYNYRDLRKATRNFTIKLGNGGFSTVYKGEFPDSTFVAVKELRGHFQEEKQLRAELNTVGLIQHKNLVCLLGFCLQGSQRFIIYDYMPNGSLESHLFQSDSNVLDWRTRYNIILGTAKGLAYLHEHCRDCIIHCDIKPENILLDAEFNPQVTDFGLAKLLGRDFSRVLTTMRGTRGYLAPEWFSGVPVTAKVDVYSYGQVLLEIISGRRNMDLVNDDLASYFPAIVFNALNNGEDVLPLVDSKLQGKFSAEEINRACKVGCWCIQDDENDRPTMKEVVQALEGNLDVGIPPIPQFFLSLAEPSVQKGDLKESKDYSTSSTLPSSFSFQAPVHAVQDEP, encoded by the exons ATGAGGTCATGGATGTTCAATTTTGATCTTGTTCTGCTCTTTCTCATGTCATTCCAGTTCCATGTATCCATTGAATCTGATAGCATCTTTCCAGGGCAGAGACTTTCAGGAAATCAAACTCTAGTTTCCTATGGACAAATATTTGAAATGGGTTTCTTCTCACCATCAGGTTCAGGTAACAACTCTCGCAATTATTACCTAGGGATATGGTACAAAGGGTTACCAACGCCACAAAGAACAGTGGTGTGGGTAGCCAACAGGGATCATCCTGTATCTGATCCATACTCTTCTTGGTTAGAACTTGACAAGCATGGCAATCTCTCTCTCTATACTTCCACCGGTCATGCAGTTTGGTCAACCAACTCTTCCTTTAGTTTGGGTCCCTTGGATTCGATAGCTGCTAATCTTCGGGAAGATGGAAATTTTATTATAAGCAG AGGTATTAAAAGGGTTCTGAAATCTTGGCTAGCTACAAGTAATCCATCAACTGGCAACTTCTCTGCTGAGGTAACTACAGTTTCTGTGGATTTAGCTGAGGTTCAATTGTTGCAAAATGATGGTTTTACTGAGTCTAAATTCTGCATAAATCGGTTTCATGAAACCATAGATTACGTGTAtgattttgaatttcactttataaTATACGCAGACATTTACTCGTATGTTTTGTTTTCATATGGCAACTCATACAATCTTGCAAGATATGTGTTAGATGTATCTGGAAAGCTCAAACTTTTAGGGTGGTCAAACGAATGGGTTACCGTCAACATGGACCACAAAAAATGTGACTTTCTCGGTCATAATGAGGATACAGGAGTGAATGGCAAACATAGTGGAAGGAAGAATGCTACTTGGGTGGTTGTGGAGGTGGTGATTGGGCTTACTACTGTGATTGTTGCTATTGCCATTTTGCTGATAAGGCTATGGAAGAGAGGTACCACCACTTCATCTAAGGTAATGGGAGGAGATACATTGAAGCAGTACAACTACAGAGATTTGAGAAAAGCAACTAGAAACTTCACAATTAAGCTTGGAAACGGTGGTTTCAGCACTGTTTACAAAGGGGAATTCCCTGATTCAACTTTCGTAGCTGTCAAGGAACTTCGAGGACACTTTCAAGAAGAAAAACAGCTTCGAGCAGAACTCAATACGGTAGGGCTGATCCAGCACAAAAATCTTGTTTGCTTACTTGGATTCTGCTTACAAGGTTCCCAGAGATTCATAATTTATGATTACATGCCAAATGGTTCTCTAGAATCTCACTTGTTCCAGAGTGATTCTAATGTCTTAGATTGGCGAACTAGATACAATATTATTCTTGGGACTGCCAAAGGTTTAGCTTACTTACACGAGCATTGTAGAGACTGCATCATTCATTGCGACATCAAGCCGGAAAACATTTTGTTGGATGCTGAATTTAATCCTCAAGTCACGGATTTTGGCTTGGCAAAGCTTCTAGGCCGAGACTTCAGCCGGGTTCTTACCACCATGAGAGGAACAAGAGGCTATCTAGCACCAGAGTGGTTCTCTGGTGTCCCAGTCACTGCAAAAGTTGATGTGTATAGCTACGGCCAGGTCCTTCTTGAGATCATTTCAGGTAGAAGGAATATGGATCTAGTAAATGACGATCTAGCTAGTTATTTCCCGGCAATTGTTTTCAATGCATTGAACAATGGGGAGGATGTTCTGCCTTTAGTAGATTCCAAACTACAAGGCAAATTCAGCGCAGAAGAGATAAATAGAGCATGCAAGGTTGGTTGTTGGTGCATTCAAGATGATGAGAATGATAGACCAACAATGAAAGAGGTTGTTCAAGCTTTGGAAGGAAATCTTGATGTAGGTATTCCTCCTATTCCCCAGTTTTTCCTGTCcttagcagaaccttctgtccaaAAAGGTGATCTGAAGGAAAGCAAGGATTATAGTACATCGAGCACACTACCTTCAAGTTTCAGCTTTCAAGCACCA GTTCACGCAGTTCAGGATGAACCTTGA
- the LOC112789804 gene encoding G-type lectin S-receptor-like serine/threonine-protein kinase At2g19130 isoform X5, with amino-acid sequence MLIQRLSGNQTLVSYGQIFEMGFFSPSGSGNNSRNYYLGIWYKGLPTPQRTVVWVANRDHPVSDPYSSWLELDKHGNLSLYTSTGHAVWSTNSSFSLGPLDSIAANLREDGNFIISRSVDDYSWQSFDYPTDTLLPNAYLEYDNDRGIKRVLKSWLATSNPSTGNFSAEVTTVSVDLAEVQLLQNDGFTESKFCINRFHETIDYVYDFEFHFIIYADIYSYVLFSYGNSYNLARYVLDVSGKLKLLGWSNEWVTVNMDHKKCDFLGHNEDTGVNGKHSGRKNATWVVVEVVIGLTTVIVAIAILLIRLWKRGTTTSSKVMGGDTLKQYNYRDLRKATRNFTIKLGNGGFSTVYKGEFPDSTFVAVKELRGHFQEEKQLRAELNTVGLIQHKNLVCLLGFCLQGSQRFIIYDYMPNGSLESHLFQSDSNVLDWRTRYNIILGTAKGLAYLHEHCRDCIIHCDIKPENILLDAEFNPQVTDFGLAKLLGRDFSRVLTTMRGTRGYLAPEWFSGVPVTAKVDVYSYGQVLLEIISGRRNMDLVNDDLASYFPAIVFNALNNGEDVLPLVDSKLQGKFSAEEINRACKVGCWCIQDDENDRPTMKEVVQALEGNLDVGIPPIPQFFLSLAEPSVQKGDLKESKDYSTSSTLPSSFSFQAPVHAVQDEP; translated from the exons ATGCTCATCCAG AGACTTTCAGGAAATCAAACTCTAGTTTCCTATGGACAAATATTTGAAATGGGTTTCTTCTCACCATCAGGTTCAGGTAACAACTCTCGCAATTATTACCTAGGGATATGGTACAAAGGGTTACCAACGCCACAAAGAACAGTGGTGTGGGTAGCCAACAGGGATCATCCTGTATCTGATCCATACTCTTCTTGGTTAGAACTTGACAAGCATGGCAATCTCTCTCTCTATACTTCCACCGGTCATGCAGTTTGGTCAACCAACTCTTCCTTTAGTTTGGGTCCCTTGGATTCGATAGCTGCTAATCTTCGGGAAGATGGAAATTTTATTATAAGCAGGTCAGTTGATGACTACAGTTGGCAAAGCTTTGATTACCCAACTGATACCTTGCTGCCTAATGCGTATTTGGAATATGATAATGACAGAGGTATTAAAAGGGTTCTGAAATCTTGGCTAGCTACAAGTAATCCATCAACTGGCAACTTCTCTGCTGAGGTAACTACAGTTTCTGTGGATTTAGCTGAGGTTCAATTGTTGCAAAATGATGGTTTTACTGAGTCTAAATTCTGCATAAATCGGTTTCATGAAACCATAGATTACGTGTAtgattttgaatttcactttataaTATACGCAGACATTTACTCGTATGTTTTGTTTTCATATGGCAACTCATACAATCTTGCAAGATATGTGTTAGATGTATCTGGAAAGCTCAAACTTTTAGGGTGGTCAAACGAATGGGTTACCGTCAACATGGACCACAAAAAATGTGACTTTCTCGGTCATAATGAGGATACAGGAGTGAATGGCAAACATAGTGGAAGGAAGAATGCTACTTGGGTGGTTGTGGAGGTGGTGATTGGGCTTACTACTGTGATTGTTGCTATTGCCATTTTGCTGATAAGGCTATGGAAGAGAGGTACCACCACTTCATCTAAGGTAATGGGAGGAGATACATTGAAGCAGTACAACTACAGAGATTTGAGAAAAGCAACTAGAAACTTCACAATTAAGCTTGGAAACGGTGGTTTCAGCACTGTTTACAAAGGGGAATTCCCTGATTCAACTTTCGTAGCTGTCAAGGAACTTCGAGGACACTTTCAAGAAGAAAAACAGCTTCGAGCAGAACTCAATACGGTAGGGCTGATCCAGCACAAAAATCTTGTTTGCTTACTTGGATTCTGCTTACAAGGTTCCCAGAGATTCATAATTTATGATTACATGCCAAATGGTTCTCTAGAATCTCACTTGTTCCAGAGTGATTCTAATGTCTTAGATTGGCGAACTAGATACAATATTATTCTTGGGACTGCCAAAGGTTTAGCTTACTTACACGAGCATTGTAGAGACTGCATCATTCATTGCGACATCAAGCCGGAAAACATTTTGTTGGATGCTGAATTTAATCCTCAAGTCACGGATTTTGGCTTGGCAAAGCTTCTAGGCCGAGACTTCAGCCGGGTTCTTACCACCATGAGAGGAACAAGAGGCTATCTAGCACCAGAGTGGTTCTCTGGTGTCCCAGTCACTGCAAAAGTTGATGTGTATAGCTACGGCCAGGTCCTTCTTGAGATCATTTCAGGTAGAAGGAATATGGATCTAGTAAATGACGATCTAGCTAGTTATTTCCCGGCAATTGTTTTCAATGCATTGAACAATGGGGAGGATGTTCTGCCTTTAGTAGATTCCAAACTACAAGGCAAATTCAGCGCAGAAGAGATAAATAGAGCATGCAAGGTTGGTTGTTGGTGCATTCAAGATGATGAGAATGATAGACCAACAATGAAAGAGGTTGTTCAAGCTTTGGAAGGAAATCTTGATGTAGGTATTCCTCCTATTCCCCAGTTTTTCCTGTCcttagcagaaccttctgtccaaAAAGGTGATCTGAAGGAAAGCAAGGATTATAGTACATCGAGCACACTACCTTCAAGTTTCAGCTTTCAAGCACCA GTTCACGCAGTTCAGGATGAACCTTGA